The nucleotide window TTGCTGGAAAAACGCAGCGGCGTTCAGCCGTATGAAATTCGGTACTTCGGAAAGACCCTGGCCGGCGTCTGCGATTTCGACACCAAGCGTTACCAGGCAAAGAAAGAGATTCGTCGTGGGACTCGTGCCGGCAGCGTCGGCGTGTACGCGGCCAACGAAGCGGTCAAGCACAGCGGGCTGGATTGGGAAAACATCGACCGCTCGCGAGTCGGCATTTATGTCGGCGTGACCGAGCATGGGAACGTCGAAACCGAGAACGAAATCTACGTCATCAAAGGTTTCGATTACGACACCAGTTGCTGGTCGCATCACCACAATCCGCGAACGGTCGCCAACAATCCGGCCGGCGAAATCGCGTTGAACATGGGTATTACCGGGCCGCACTACACGATCGGCGCCGCCTGTGCCGCGGGTAACGCGGGATTGATCCAGGGCGCGCAAATGTTGCGACTGGGCGAATGTGATTTGGCCATCGCCGGCGGGACAAGCGAAAGCATTCACACCTTCGGAATCTTTGCCAGCTTCAACAGCCAAAACGCTTTGGCCCGGCACGATGACCCGACCCGAGCCAGTCGGCCGTTTGACACCCAACGCAATGGTATCGTCGTCGCCGAAGGCGGTTGTCTGTACACGATGGAACGGCTGAGCGATGCCAAGGCCCGTGACGCCAAGATTTACGGCGAACTGGTCGGTTACGCGATGAACACCGACGCCACGGATTTTGTTCTGCCCAATCCCGAACGGCAATCACAGTGTGTCCAGATGGCTTTGGACCGCGCTGGTTTAGCCGCCGAAGACATCGACATCGTCAGCACGCATGCCACCGGGACCAACAGCGGTGACACCCAAGAATGCGATGCACTGCGGCGGGTCTTCGGTGATTCCCCGGGCACCAAAATCAACAACACCAAAAGCTACATCGGTCACGCGATGGGCGCCGCGGGCGCTTTGGAACTGGCCGGCAACCTAAAGTCTTTCGAAGACCGCGTGGTCCATCCGACCATCAATGTCGACGACCTGGATCCGTCCTGTGAGCTTCCCGGTTTGGTTCTGAACGAACCTCAGGAAGTTTCGCGGGTGGATTACATCCTGAACAACTCCTTCGGAATGCTGGGTATCAATTCCGTCGTCATCATCGGCCGTGTTTGATTCGGCCCTGCCGCGACCAGCATTTTGTCGACGCCTCGGCGTCATTCTCGTTTGTCATCCCCAGCCAAAATCAATATGACCCCTGAAGAAATTCGATCCGAGATTCTGGACATCCTTGACGATATTTCGCCCGACGAGGACCTGGACAGCCTGGACGACGACAAGCCGTTTCGCGAACAGCTGGAACTGGACAGCATGGACTTTCTGGACATCGTGATGGAGCTGCGCAAGCGCCATCGTGTTCAGATTCCCGAGGAAGATTACGGCAATTTGGCCAGCATGCAGTCGACGGTGACTTACCTGGAACCGAAGATGAAGGACCTGTAGCGGCGGTGTCGTCGCGTCGCCCCAGTTTTTTTGTGCGTCCGCCGGCACGCGGCGACGCATCAACGGGTGATGCCGACGCTGTCCCCGCATTCTTTACGTGCAGCATCGTTTGATCATCGCGCCTGACGCCGCTACGCGTGTGTGTGTCCAAGCTAGTTGGAATGCCATCGATGTACGACACGATCATCATCGGCGCCGGAATGAGCGGGCTGGCTGCAGGCATCCGCCTGGCACACTATGACCAGCGCGTCTGCATTCTGGAAAAGCATTACACGATCGGCGGTCTGAATTCGTTCTATCGCATGGGCGGTCGCGACTATGACGTCGGCTTGCACGCGATGACCAATTTCGCCCGCAAGGGAGATCGCCGCGGACCGCTGGCCAAGTTGATCCGGCAACTGCGTTTTCGCTGGGAAGATTTTCAGCTGGCCGAACAAATCGGCAGCAGCATTCGCTTTCCCGATGTCAGTTTGGATTTCAACAACGACATCGCGTTGTTGGAAAGTCAAATCGCCGAACGGTTTCCAGACCAGATCGATGGCTTTCGTTCGCTGTGTTCGTCGTTGTTGGATTACAGCGATATGGACGGCACCGATGCGAACTTCATGCGTTCGGCCCGTGACGTCTTGGCCGAACACATCAGCGAACCGCTGTTGATCGAAATGCTGTTGTGCCCGCTGATGTGGTACGGCAACGCACGCCAGAACGATATGGATTTCGGCCAGTTTTGCATCATGTTTCGTGCGTGTTATCTGGAAGGCTTTGGCCGACCCTACAAAGGCGTGCGGTTGATCTTGAAAAACCTGGTTCGCAAGTTTCGTGGGCTGGGCGGTGAACTGAAATTGCGAAGCGGTGTGTCGCGGATCCACGTCGATAACGGACGTGCGACCGGGGTGGTTCTGGACGACGGAACGGAGATCGAAGCGAAGCGGATTCTGTCTTCTGCCGGAAACGTCGAAACGATGCGGATGTGTGATGACATCACCGACGTCGATGTGGCCAAAGCGGGGCAGTTGTCCTTCATCGAATCGATCAGCATCCTGGATCGTCAACCCAAAGAGATCGGTTTCGATCGGACGATCGTTTTTTACAACGACAGCCCGACGTTTCATTGGACGCGGCCCGATGATCAGTTATGTGATTTCCGCACGGGAGTGATTTGTTCGCCGAACAATTACGTCTATTCCGATGACGAAGGCGAATTGCCCGAAGGGGTGATTCGCATCACCACGCTGGCCAATCACGATCGATGGTGTGCTTTGCCCGAAAAGCTATACTTGGCCGCCAAGGCACAGCAGTACGATGCCGCCATCGCCGCATCGGTCCGCTTCATGCCGGATTTTCGTC belongs to Crateriforma spongiae and includes:
- a CDS encoding acyl carrier protein — protein: MTPEEIRSEILDILDDISPDEDLDSLDDDKPFREQLELDSMDFLDIVMELRKRHRVQIPEEDYGNLASMQSTVTYLEPKMKDL
- a CDS encoding phytoene desaturase family protein, with the translated sequence MYDTIIIGAGMSGLAAGIRLAHYDQRVCILEKHYTIGGLNSFYRMGGRDYDVGLHAMTNFARKGDRRGPLAKLIRQLRFRWEDFQLAEQIGSSIRFPDVSLDFNNDIALLESQIAERFPDQIDGFRSLCSSLLDYSDMDGTDANFMRSARDVLAEHISEPLLIEMLLCPLMWYGNARQNDMDFGQFCIMFRACYLEGFGRPYKGVRLILKNLVRKFRGLGGELKLRSGVSRIHVDNGRATGVVLDDGTEIEAKRILSSAGNVETMRMCDDITDVDVAKAGQLSFIESISILDRQPKEIGFDRTIVFYNDSPTFHWTRPDDQLCDFRTGVICSPNNYVYSDDEGELPEGVIRITTLANHDRWCALPEKLYLAAKAQQYDAAIAASVRFMPDFRRHVVDTDVFTPKTIRRFTWHDNGAVYGAPDKQLDGTTHLPNLFLCGTDQGFVGIVGAIVSGISMANRHCLVDDTAA
- a CDS encoding beta-ketoacyl-[acyl-carrier-protein] synthase family protein, which translates into the protein MIAPNRASKLPDDQRIVITGIGLTAPNGNDWESMRESLLEKRSGVQPYEIRYFGKTLAGVCDFDTKRYQAKKEIRRGTRAGSVGVYAANEAVKHSGLDWENIDRSRVGIYVGVTEHGNVETENEIYVIKGFDYDTSCWSHHHNPRTVANNPAGEIALNMGITGPHYTIGAACAAGNAGLIQGAQMLRLGECDLAIAGGTSESIHTFGIFASFNSQNALARHDDPTRASRPFDTQRNGIVVAEGGCLYTMERLSDAKARDAKIYGELVGYAMNTDATDFVLPNPERQSQCVQMALDRAGLAAEDIDIVSTHATGTNSGDTQECDALRRVFGDSPGTKINNTKSYIGHAMGAAGALELAGNLKSFEDRVVHPTINVDDLDPSCELPGLVLNEPQEVSRVDYILNNSFGMLGINSVVIIGRV